One genomic region from Pecten maximus chromosome 5, xPecMax1.1, whole genome shotgun sequence encodes:
- the LOC117327625 gene encoding serine protease inhibitor dipetalogastin-like isoform X2: protein MKNHFFLQVFMLVAVCCLIHKSDAKHRRVKCSLQRDRVCGNNGRTYKSACVANRRRVKIDCKGRCPCGLDRRCFCTKEYNPVCGQDGKTYGNPCTARCAEVDVRCKGRCPCNPGRKCFCTKEYNPVCGVDGKTYGNPCTANCAGVKVSCNGECPCKSPTPCLCTADLRPVCGRNGVTYSNACSAKCAGVAEACEGECPCNKTTPCICTVDYTPVCGVDGKTYGNECGANCANVKIGCKGECPCTPPKLCACPLHSNPVCGADGNTYGNACGAKCADVAVKCKGACPCRSDFCKCTKHYRPVCGVDGKTYGNKCTAGCSDTKVACKGECPCNKPVKCACQKILKPVCGKDGQTYPNRCEALCRNTKEACKGGCPCEKPVTCACPKILKPVCGRDGQTYTNRCEASCSRTKIACKGKCPCKRRLRSRCACPRIHRPVCGDNGRTYANSCLATCREAQVDCNGRCPCRS, encoded by the exons ATGAAGAATCATTTTTTCTTACAAGTGTTTATGTTGGTGGCTGTATGCTGTCTTATACACAAGTCGGATGCCAAAC ATAGGAGAGTGAAGTGTAGTTTACAACGAGATCGCGTGTGTGGTAACAATGGCCGCACTTACAAGAGTGCTTGTGTCGCTAACCGCAG GAGGGTGAAAATTGATTGCAAAGGCAGGTGTCCCTGTGGGCTTGATAGAAGATGCTTTTGTACAAAGGAATACAACCCTGTGTGTGGACAAGATGGTAAAACGTACGGCAACCCTTGCACAGCCAGATGCGC GGAAGTAGACGTTAGGTGTAAAGGAAGATGTCCCTGTAACCCCGGTAGAAAATGTTTCTGTACCAAGGAGTACAACCCTGTATGTGGAGTAGATGGTAAAACATACGGTAATCCATGTACAGCTAATTGTGC TGGCGTGAAAGTATCCTGCAACGGCGAATGCCCCTGTAAAAGTCCAACGCCTTGTTTGTGTACGGCTGATTTACGGCCAGTGTGTGGACGTAATGGAGTTACTTACAGCAACGCGTGCAGTGCGAAATGCGC GGGTGTGGCGGAGGCGTGTGAAGGGGAGTGTCCATGCAACAAAACAACGCCCTGTATATGTACAGTGGACTACACCCCTGTCTGTGGTGTCGACGGGAAAACTTACGGAAACGAATGTGGAGCTAATTGCGC AAATGTTAAAATTGGATGCAAAGGCGAGTGTCCATGTACTCCACCAAAGCTTTGCGCTTGTCCGTTGCATTCTAACCCCGTTTGTGGCGCTGATGGGAATACCTATGGAAACGCATGTGGAGCAAAATGCGC CGACGTAGCTGTGAAATGTAAAGGAGCATGCCCCTGTCGATCTGATTTCTGTAAGTGCACTAAACATTACCGACCTGTTTGTGGAGTAGACGGGAAAACCTACGGCAACAAATGTACAGCAGGATGTTC GGATACCAAAGTGGCTTGCAAAGGCGAGTGCCCCTGCAACAAACCGGTTAAATGCGCATGCCAAAAGATTTTGAAACCAGTATGTGGCAAGGACGGACAAACATACCCCAATCGATGTGAAGCATTATGCAG GAATACGAAAGAGGCTTGTAAAGGCGGGTGTCCCTGTGAAAAGCCTGTTACGTGCGCATGCCCAAAGATTTTGAAACCAGTATGTGGCAGGGACGGACAAACGTATACCAACAGATGTGAAGCTTCATGCAG CCGTACAAAGATCGCATGTAAAGGAAAGTGCCCATGCAAAAGGCGGTTGAGGTCGAGGTGTGCTTGCCCAAGAATACATCGCCCTGTTTGTGGTGACAACGGTAGAACCTATGCGAACTCCTGCTTGGCAACATGCAG GGAGGCACAAGTTGATTGTAACGGACGCTGTCCTTGTAGAAGCTGA
- the LOC117327625 gene encoding ovoinhibitor-like isoform X1, which produces MKNHFFLQVFMLVAVCCLIHKSDAKHRRVKCSLQRDRVCGNNGRTYKSACVANRRRVKIDCKGRCPCGLDRRCFCTKEYNPVCGQDGKTYGNPCTARCAEVDVRCKGRCPCNPGRKCFCTKEYNPVCGVDGKTYGNPCTANCADVAGACNGECPCNKTTPCICTLDYTPVCGVDGKTYGNECGANCAKVAVECTGECPCAPRKPCICPLNFDPVCGIDGKTYGNACGSNCAGVAEACKGDCPCNKTTPCICTLDYTPVCGVDGKTYGNECGANCAGVKVSCNGECPCKSPTPCLCTADLRPVCGRNGVTYSNACSAKCAGVAEACEGECPCNKTTPCICTVDYTPVCGVDGKTYGNECGANCANVKIGCKGECPCTPPKLCACPLHSNPVCGADGNTYGNACGAKCADVAVKCKGACPCRSDFCKCTKHYRPVCGVDGKTYGNKCTAGCSDTKVACKGECPCNKPVKCACQKILKPVCGKDGQTYPNRCEALCRNTKEACKGGCPCEKPVTCACPKILKPVCGRDGQTYTNRCEASCSRTKIACKGKCPCKRRLRSRCACPRIHRPVCGDNGRTYANSCLATCREAQVDCNGRCPCRS; this is translated from the exons ATGAAGAATCATTTTTTCTTACAAGTGTTTATGTTGGTGGCTGTATGCTGTCTTATACACAAGTCGGATGCCAAAC ATAGGAGAGTGAAGTGTAGTTTACAACGAGATCGCGTGTGTGGTAACAATGGCCGCACTTACAAGAGTGCTTGTGTCGCTAACCGCAG GAGGGTGAAAATTGATTGCAAAGGCAGGTGTCCCTGTGGGCTTGATAGAAGATGCTTTTGTACAAAGGAATACAACCCTGTGTGTGGACAAGATGGTAAAACGTACGGCAACCCTTGCACAGCCAGATGCGC GGAAGTAGACGTTAGGTGTAAAGGAAGATGTCCCTGTAACCCCGGTAGAAAATGTTTCTGTACCAAGGAGTACAACCCTGTATGTGGAGTAGATGGTAAAACATACGGTAATCCATGTACAGCTAATTGTGC GGACGTGGCGGGGGCGTGTAATGGGGAGTGTCCATGCAACAAAACAACGCCCTGTATATGTACACTGGACTACACCCCCGTCTGTGGTGTCGACGGGAAAACTTACGGAAACGAATGCGGAGCTAATTGCGC AAAAGTAGCAGTAGAATGCACTGGTGAGTGTCCTTGTGCACCCCGTAAGCCCTGTATTTGCCCGTTGAACTTTGACCCGGTGTGTGGAATTGACGGGAAAACCTACGGAAACGCATGTGGATCGAATTGCGC GGGCGTGGCGGAAGCCTGTAAAGGGGATTGTCCATGTAACAAAACAACGCCCTGTATATGTACACTGGACTACACCCCCGTCTGTGGTGTCGATGGAAAAACTTACGGGAACGAATGCGGAGCTAATTGTGC TGGCGTGAAAGTATCCTGCAACGGCGAATGCCCCTGTAAAAGTCCAACGCCTTGTTTGTGTACGGCTGATTTACGGCCAGTGTGTGGACGTAATGGAGTTACTTACAGCAACGCGTGCAGTGCGAAATGCGC GGGTGTGGCGGAGGCGTGTGAAGGGGAGTGTCCATGCAACAAAACAACGCCCTGTATATGTACAGTGGACTACACCCCTGTCTGTGGTGTCGACGGGAAAACTTACGGAAACGAATGTGGAGCTAATTGCGC AAATGTTAAAATTGGATGCAAAGGCGAGTGTCCATGTACTCCACCAAAGCTTTGCGCTTGTCCGTTGCATTCTAACCCCGTTTGTGGCGCTGATGGGAATACCTATGGAAACGCATGTGGAGCAAAATGCGC CGACGTAGCTGTGAAATGTAAAGGAGCATGCCCCTGTCGATCTGATTTCTGTAAGTGCACTAAACATTACCGACCTGTTTGTGGAGTAGACGGGAAAACCTACGGCAACAAATGTACAGCAGGATGTTC GGATACCAAAGTGGCTTGCAAAGGCGAGTGCCCCTGCAACAAACCGGTTAAATGCGCATGCCAAAAGATTTTGAAACCAGTATGTGGCAAGGACGGACAAACATACCCCAATCGATGTGAAGCATTATGCAG GAATACGAAAGAGGCTTGTAAAGGCGGGTGTCCCTGTGAAAAGCCTGTTACGTGCGCATGCCCAAAGATTTTGAAACCAGTATGTGGCAGGGACGGACAAACGTATACCAACAGATGTGAAGCTTCATGCAG CCGTACAAAGATCGCATGTAAAGGAAAGTGCCCATGCAAAAGGCGGTTGAGGTCGAGGTGTGCTTGCCCAAGAATACATCGCCCTGTTTGTGGTGACAACGGTAGAACCTATGCGAACTCCTGCTTGGCAACATGCAG GGAGGCACAAGTTGATTGTAACGGACGCTGTCCTTGTAGAAGCTGA